A single region of the Bacillus sp. SM2101 genome encodes:
- the menH gene encoding 2-succinyl-6-hydroxy-2,4-cyclohexadiene-1-carboxylate synthase, which produces MKIELNNVLYNIEIVGEGPPLILLHGFTGSIKSWQPFIRMWGAKSTLYLIDIIGHGDTASPMDSNRYNMESILLDLVQLLNNFHITKTNVLGYSMGGRMALSLAMSYPERVDKLILESSSPGLEKEQERLLRKKTDEQLAEAIEQYGMEWFVDKWTNLPLFHNMKKLPVQTKELIRKQRLENNPIGLANSLRGFGTGAQPSWWDKLSSFPHRTLLITGMDDIKFHNVAKKMVKLLPHAKWEAINHAGHTIHVEQPRIFGKIVYEFL; this is translated from the coding sequence ATGAAAATTGAGTTAAATAACGTGCTCTACAATATTGAGATTGTAGGGGAAGGTCCACCATTAATACTGTTACATGGCTTTACAGGCTCTATCAAGAGTTGGCAACCATTTATTCGTATGTGGGGAGCTAAGTCAACTCTTTATTTAATAGATATAATAGGTCATGGAGATACAGCATCACCCATGGATAGTAATAGATACAATATGGAATCTATTTTGTTAGATTTGGTTCAACTTCTAAACAATTTTCACATAACAAAAACGAATGTTCTCGGCTATTCAATGGGTGGTAGAATGGCATTATCACTAGCAATGTCATACCCTGAACGAGTAGATAAGCTAATACTAGAGAGCAGTTCACCAGGCTTAGAAAAAGAACAAGAACGACTACTCAGAAAAAAGACTGATGAACAATTAGCTGAAGCGATCGAACAATATGGAATGGAGTGGTTTGTGGATAAATGGACAAACCTCCCACTTTTTCATAATATGAAGAAACTACCTGTTCAAACCAAGGAGTTGATTCGTAAACAACGCCTGGAAAACAATCCAATTGGCTTAGCTAATAGCCTTAGAGGATTTGGAACAGGAGCGCAGCCATCATGGTGGGACAAATTATCTTCGTTTCCTCATCGAACATTATTAATAACAGGTATGGATGATATAAAGTTTCACAATGTCGCAAAAAAAATGGTAAAATTATTACCACATGCTAAGTGGGAGGCAATTAATCATGCTGGTCATACAATTCATGTGGAACAACCAAGAATTTTTGGTAAAATAGTATATGAGTTTTTGTAA
- the menD gene encoding 2-succinyl-5-enolpyruvyl-6-hydroxy-3-cyclohexene-1-carboxylic-acid synthase: MNNNNSLTAFVLAFVDELIKVNVTDVVISPGSRSTPMAMIMAEHPMMNVYVNIDERSAAFFALGIAKSKRKPVAILCTSGTAAANYMPAIVEAYYSRVPLIVLTADRPHELRDIGAPQAINQIGLFGEYTKWFAEMAIPEDTPEMLNYVRTFASRASGTAMQAPKGPVHLNFPFREPLVPLMEAIEHHDQGSYVNVTIGAPSLTTNQYDSIRDRIAAKKKGLIICGAIDDPSFAEAVIELAEKLQYPIFADPLSQLRSGHHNKELIIDSYDTILRNKQILQLYKPEVIIRFGEMPVSKALTLYIKQLDHIDHIVIDGGGGWREPTLSASDMIHCDEVNFCSGLSDVIKELNKKSHWVTQWIEMNAMIKSIWNGLEYEENLFEGKVFSELTKTLPYNTTLFVGNSMPIRDLDSFFLTNDKSIRVLANRGANGIDGIVSTALGASINCSPLVLVIGDLSFYHDLNGLLAAKMHKLNMTIIVINNDGGGIFSFLPQAQHQNHFETLFGTPLGLDYEYVVNMYGGEFNRVTKWNDFREKVQQSIHTDGLSVIELTTDRTTNVEMHRSLWNMAVAEIDAFLGVDHEN, translated from the coding sequence ATGAATAATAATAATTCTTTAACTGCTTTTGTGTTGGCTTTTGTAGATGAATTAATAAAAGTCAATGTCACAGATGTTGTGATTAGTCCTGGATCTCGTTCCACACCTATGGCTATGATAATGGCTGAGCACCCAATGATGAATGTTTATGTAAACATTGATGAGCGCTCAGCCGCTTTTTTTGCTTTAGGTATAGCTAAGTCGAAAAGAAAGCCAGTAGCCATATTATGTACATCAGGAACAGCAGCTGCTAATTATATGCCTGCCATTGTCGAGGCATATTATTCAAGAGTTCCCTTAATCGTACTTACAGCAGATCGACCACATGAATTACGTGATATCGGTGCACCACAAGCTATAAATCAAATTGGATTATTTGGAGAGTATACGAAATGGTTTGCTGAGATGGCAATACCTGAAGATACACCTGAAATGCTTAATTATGTAAGAACCTTTGCAAGTCGAGCATCAGGAACAGCTATGCAAGCACCAAAAGGTCCTGTTCATTTGAATTTTCCATTTAGAGAACCACTTGTACCATTAATGGAAGCAATTGAACATCATGATCAAGGCAGTTATGTGAATGTTACAATAGGTGCGCCTAGCTTAACAACAAATCAATACGACAGTATTCGCGATCGTATAGCAGCTAAGAAGAAAGGGCTAATTATTTGTGGAGCCATAGATGACCCTTCCTTTGCTGAAGCGGTAATAGAGCTAGCTGAAAAATTACAATATCCAATATTCGCTGATCCGTTATCTCAACTTAGAAGTGGTCACCATAATAAAGAACTAATTATTGATAGTTATGATACGATCTTAAGAAATAAACAAATTCTTCAATTGTATAAACCTGAGGTTATTATTCGATTTGGTGAAATGCCAGTTTCAAAAGCATTAACATTATACATAAAACAGCTTGATCATATTGATCATATAGTCATTGATGGCGGAGGGGGCTGGAGAGAGCCAACTTTATCTGCTTCAGACATGATTCATTGTGATGAAGTGAATTTTTGTAGTGGGCTTAGTGATGTTATTAAAGAACTTAATAAAAAATCCCATTGGGTAACACAGTGGATAGAAATGAATGCGATGATAAAATCAATATGGAATGGTTTAGAATATGAAGAGAACTTGTTTGAAGGAAAAGTATTTTCTGAATTAACAAAAACACTTCCTTATAACACTACATTATTTGTAGGAAATAGTATGCCAATAAGAGACCTAGACTCCTTTTTTCTTACAAATGATAAATCAATTAGAGTATTGGCAAACAGGGGAGCTAACGGAATAGATGGTATTGTTTCTACGGCACTCGGTGCTAGTATAAATTGCTCACCTCTAGTACTTGTCATTGGAGATCTGTCATTCTATCATGATTTAAATGGATTGTTGGCAGCGAAAATGCACAAACTTAATATGACAATTATTGTTATAAATAATGATGGTGGTGGTATTTTTTCATTTTTACCACAGGCTCAACACCAAAATCATTTTGAGACTTTATTTGGAACACCTTTGGGTCTTGATTATGAGTATGTTGTTAATATGTATGGTGGTGAATTTAACCGTGTTACTAAGTGGAACGACTTTCGAGAAAAGGTTCAACAGTCTATTCACACTGATGGATTATCCGTTATTGAATTAACAACTGATAGAACTACGAATGTTGAAATGCATCGCTCCTTATGGAACATGGCAGTCGCTGAAATTGATGCCTTTTTAGGTGTAGATCATGAAAATTGA
- a CDS encoding isochorismate synthase, producing the protein MVAVQQTAAYEQLLQGISRSKKHTKPILTSIVKKTPYKDPLLFYEAAKQSYEGERFFWTDPSDEIILVGLGTVFSIVAQEHRFETVEKEWERFLTNCVKQEQTCPFGTGPILLGGFSFDPLKQSTSLWGKYPPAKFILPELMLTINKGDAWITSNIICQHSSDPIEILKDLENKMEHILQSEWSWQPNDKWKHSYRQTEIEPELWIDSVDNVTQDIKQGELDKVVLARETRLHFDSKVNVTSVLNNLRAEQPMSYIFAFESGEDCFIGASPERLIKKENSKVLSTCLAGSIKRGKTLNEDKMLGNSLLCDKKNLHEHELVVQMIKKAMLNFCNTIEAPSHPTLLKMRHIQHLYTPVICTVKDHISFLSMVEKLHPTPALGGFPTDKAIKKIREVEQLDRGWYAAPIGWVDANNSGEFAVAIRSALFQGQEASLFAGCGIVADSDPQSEYEETKLKLKPMLSAIGGMSHEENE; encoded by the coding sequence GTGGTTGCAGTACAACAAACTGCTGCGTATGAACAACTATTACAAGGAATTAGTAGATCGAAAAAACATACAAAGCCTATACTAACAAGTATAGTAAAAAAAACTCCATATAAAGATCCCCTGTTATTTTATGAGGCTGCGAAACAATCCTATGAAGGAGAACGCTTTTTTTGGACAGACCCTAGTGATGAAATCATTTTAGTCGGGCTAGGTACCGTATTTTCAATAGTAGCCCAAGAGCATAGATTTGAGACTGTTGAAAAAGAATGGGAACGCTTTTTAACTAATTGTGTTAAGCAAGAACAAACTTGTCCGTTTGGGACTGGGCCCATTCTGTTAGGTGGTTTTTCCTTTGATCCATTAAAACAATCAACTTCTTTATGGGGTAAATATCCCCCTGCGAAATTTATATTGCCAGAGCTCATGCTCACGATAAATAAAGGGGATGCTTGGATAACTTCTAATATCATTTGTCAGCACTCATCTGATCCTATAGAAATATTAAAGGATTTGGAAAATAAAATGGAACATATTCTACAATCAGAATGGTCTTGGCAGCCTAATGATAAATGGAAACATTCATATCGTCAAACTGAAATTGAACCTGAACTTTGGATAGATTCTGTTGACAATGTAACACAAGATATTAAACAAGGTGAGCTAGATAAAGTTGTGTTAGCAAGGGAGACAAGACTTCATTTTGACAGTAAAGTAAACGTGACGTCTGTACTAAATAATCTTCGAGCTGAGCAGCCTATGAGTTATATATTTGCTTTCGAAAGTGGTGAAGATTGTTTTATTGGTGCCTCTCCCGAAAGATTAATAAAAAAAGAAAATAGTAAGGTATTATCTACATGTTTAGCAGGCTCTATCAAAAGAGGGAAAACATTGAACGAGGATAAAATGCTTGGTAATTCCTTATTATGTGATAAAAAGAATTTACATGAACATGAGCTTGTCGTCCAAATGATCAAAAAAGCAATGTTAAACTTCTGTAATACAATAGAAGCTCCTAGTCACCCAACATTGCTTAAAATGCGTCATATTCAGCATTTATATACACCTGTTATATGTACAGTAAAAGATCATATTTCGTTTTTATCTATGGTGGAAAAGCTTCACCCAACCCCTGCATTGGGAGGGTTTCCAACAGATAAAGCTATTAAGAAAATAAGAGAAGTTGAACAATTAGATAGAGGATGGTATGCAGCTCCTATCGGCTGGGTTGACGCTAATAATAGTGGAGAATTTGCAGTAGCTATTCGATCAGCTCTTTTTCAGGGACAGGAAGCTTCGCTATTCGCTGGTTGTGGGATTGTAGCTGATTCCGATCCACAAAGTGAATATGAAGAAACTAAATTAAAACTGAAGCCTATGCTCTCAGCAATAGGGGGTATGAGTCATGAAGAAAATGAATAA
- a CDS encoding 1,4-dihydroxy-2-naphthoate polyprenyltransferase — MESQINMKQKSIMPKQNKGWKVWWNLTRPHTLTAAFVPVFIGTALALEQTQINTPLFLVMLIACILIQAATNMINEYFDFKRGLDNEESVGIGGAIVRDGVKPKTVLIAAFLLFATATFLGIYICLNSSWWLALIGTICMLAGYYYTGGPIPIAYTPFGEIVAGTFMGLIIILLSYFIQTDTVSIASILVSIPVSILVGAILLANNIRDLDGDKENGRNTLAIILGRPNAIKLLAGMFIISYGWVVILVLANISSPWVLLVLISIPSAIKATKGFVGKNIPIQMMPAMKATAKTNTHFGFLLSLGLLLSYWF; from the coding sequence ATGGAGTCACAAATAAATATGAAACAAAAATCCATAATGCCCAAACAAAATAAAGGATGGAAGGTGTGGTGGAATTTAACAAGGCCACATACACTTACTGCTGCCTTCGTCCCTGTATTTATCGGTACAGCACTTGCTTTAGAGCAAACCCAGATAAATACGCCGCTATTTCTAGTCATGTTAATTGCTTGTATACTCATTCAAGCAGCAACAAATATGATTAATGAATATTTCGATTTTAAACGGGGATTGGACAATGAAGAGTCAGTCGGAATTGGAGGAGCAATAGTAAGAGATGGAGTAAAGCCAAAGACTGTCCTAATAGCCGCTTTTCTTTTGTTTGCTACTGCAACATTTTTAGGTATATATATATGCTTGAATAGTAGCTGGTGGTTAGCACTTATTGGGACAATTTGTATGCTAGCTGGATATTATTATACAGGCGGACCTATCCCGATTGCGTACACACCTTTTGGAGAAATAGTTGCTGGCACATTTATGGGGCTAATTATCATTTTACTTTCCTATTTTATTCAAACTGATACGGTTTCAATAGCAAGTATACTTGTATCTATACCCGTCTCAATATTAGTTGGAGCTATACTGCTTGCAAATAATATTCGTGACTTAGATGGTGATAAAGAAAATGGACGAAATACATTAGCTATTATTCTAGGTAGACCCAATGCAATAAAATTATTAGCTGGTATGTTTATCATCTCATATGGCTGGGTTGTTATCTTAGTGTTAGCTAATATTTCTTCACCATGGGTTTTGTTAGTATTGATAAGTATTCCAAGTGCAATTAAAGCTACAAAGGGCTTCGTTGGAAAAAACATTCCGATACAAATGATGCCCGCTATGAAGGCTACAGCCAAAACAAATACTCATTTTGGTTTTTTACTCTCACTTGGCTTACTATTAAGTTACTGGTTTTAA
- a CDS encoding yteA family sporulation protein — protein MLTKDQSSAFRSSLITTRNQLKSQLKANNHFNLKLSDAHDSVGELSSYDNHPGDLGTELYEREKDISLLEHVEKEITDIENALDAIDNGTYGTCIVCGKDIPIERLQALPTALHCKEHSPDQAVSHNRPIEEGVLLPPYGKFNNDDKDAVSFDAEDSWQEVARFGTSESPSDLVNPPDHYNDMYIESDENLGYVEDYENFAGTDIEGKNVKVYPNIQHEKYEQLLDEEGMMTPFGDLLPYEKNPYTEESLEDSE, from the coding sequence ATGCTAACAAAAGACCAATCTTCAGCCTTCCGTTCAAGTTTGATTACTACTAGAAACCAACTTAAGTCCCAACTAAAAGCAAATAATCATTTTAACCTGAAGCTTTCTGACGCACATGATTCAGTTGGTGAATTATCAAGCTATGACAACCATCCAGGTGACTTAGGGACAGAGTTATATGAACGTGAAAAGGATATATCACTTTTAGAACACGTTGAAAAAGAAATAACTGATATCGAAAATGCTCTTGATGCAATAGACAATGGAACATATGGCACTTGCATAGTTTGTGGAAAGGATATACCCATTGAACGTTTACAAGCTCTGCCTACCGCATTACATTGCAAAGAACATAGTCCTGATCAGGCTGTATCTCACAACAGACCTATTGAAGAGGGAGTATTATTACCTCCATATGGGAAGTTTAATAATGATGATAAAGATGCTGTAAGTTTTGATGCTGAAGATTCATGGCAGGAAGTAGCACGTTTTGGTACTTCAGAATCACCATCTGATCTCGTTAATCCACCAGACCACTATAATGATATGTATATTGAATCGGATGAAAACTTAGGTTATGTAGAGGACTATGAGAACTTTGCGGGAACAGATATCGAAGGTAAAAATGTAAAGGTATACCCTAATATACAGCATGAGAAATATGAACAATTGTTAGACGAGGAAGGTATGATGACACCATTTGGTGATTTACTACCTTACGAGAAAAACCCGTACACAGAAGAATCTTTAGAAGATTCAGAATGA